Proteins encoded by one window of Luteimonas yindakuii:
- the mlaD gene encoding outer membrane lipid asymmetry maintenance protein MlaD — protein sequence MSSTRGPRLEFAVGAFLLLALASLLVLAIASTNNRFGFTTNTYELTARFSNIGQLRTQAPVRVGGVTIGRVAKIELDPLRFDSVATLAIDRRYHEMPVDTSASILTGGLLGEAYVDLQPGGDMESLQPGEEIAFTSPAVDLMQMVGRYMFSGPGGDAAAEDATPPAPSEDTP from the coding sequence ATGAGCAGCACACGTGGTCCACGTCTCGAATTCGCGGTCGGTGCGTTCCTGCTGCTGGCGCTGGCATCGCTGCTGGTGCTGGCGATCGCGTCCACCAACAACCGCTTCGGCTTCACCACCAACACCTACGAGCTGACCGCGCGCTTCAGCAACATCGGCCAGCTGCGCACGCAGGCGCCGGTGCGGGTGGGCGGCGTGACCATCGGCCGGGTGGCGAAGATCGAACTCGACCCGTTGCGGTTCGATTCCGTCGCCACCCTGGCCATCGACCGCCGCTACCACGAGATGCCGGTGGACACGTCCGCCTCGATCCTCACCGGCGGCCTGCTCGGCGAGGCCTATGTCGACCTGCAGCCGGGCGGCGACATGGAAAGCCTGCAGCCGGGCGAGGAGATCGCCTTCACGTCGCCCGCCGTCGACCTGATGCAGATGGTCGGACGCTACATGTTCAGTGGACCCGGCGGCGACGCCGCCGCCGAAGACGCAACCCCGCCCGCCCCCAGCGAGGACACCCCATGA
- a CDS encoding MlaE family lipid ABC transporter permease subunit, producing MPVVASIRSLGRAGLFSLSVLRASKPTADFFAELLREIYKIGARTLPIIAVGGAFVGLSLTLLGHRALETYGASDQVSILIGLGLYRELAPVLTALLFVGRAGSSIAAELGLMRATDQITALGLMAIDPVAKTVSPRFWAAVLTVPLLTGFFCTFALAASWFQGVQILGIDNGTFWQAMRDAVDFRDDFLNAFLKSAVFGGTAALVASYVGYHAEPTIEGTSVATTRAVVNASLLVLMFNFVLSAFLFR from the coding sequence GATCCGCTCGCTCGGCCGCGCCGGGCTGTTCTCGCTGTCGGTGCTGCGTGCATCGAAACCGACCGCCGACTTCTTCGCCGAGCTGCTGCGCGAGATCTACAAGATCGGTGCGCGCACGCTGCCGATCATCGCGGTCGGTGGCGCCTTTGTCGGGCTGTCGCTGACCCTGCTCGGCCATCGCGCGCTCGAAACCTATGGCGCGTCGGACCAGGTGAGCATCCTCATCGGCCTGGGCCTGTACCGGGAGCTGGCGCCGGTGCTGACCGCGCTGCTGTTCGTCGGCCGTGCCGGTTCGTCGATCGCAGCCGAACTGGGCCTGATGCGCGCCACCGACCAGATCACCGCGCTCGGGCTGATGGCGATCGATCCGGTGGCCAAGACGGTGTCGCCGCGGTTCTGGGCGGCGGTGCTGACGGTGCCGCTGCTGACCGGTTTCTTCTGCACGTTCGCGCTGGCGGCGAGCTGGTTCCAGGGCGTGCAGATCCTCGGCATCGACAACGGCACCTTCTGGCAGGCGATGCGCGACGCGGTGGATTTCCGCGACGACTTCCTCAACGCCTTCCTGAAGTCCGCGGTGTTCGGCGGTACGGCGGCGCTGGTGGCCTCGTACGTCGGCTACCACGCCGAGCCGACCATCGAAGGCACCTCGGTGGCGACCACCCGCGCGGTGGTGAACGCCTCGCTGCTGGTGCTGATGTTCAACTTCGTCCTGTCCGCGTTCCTGTTCCGTTGA